The Candidatus Manganitrophus noduliformans genome includes a window with the following:
- a CDS encoding tetratricopeptide repeat protein, producing MKMKSLSILFVLLALTGCYSSGGGGGASSAQIPAIMSPADIGNKDAAAKNNEGVDHLVQGHYDVAAPLFQEALGMKPDFAEAHFNLAIALDGKGDHAGATESFKKAKEFGGSNPKIAENDNLKKHLGM from the coding sequence ATGAAGATGAAATCCCTTTCAATCTTATTCGTACTATTGGCTCTCACCGGTTGTTACAGTTCAGGGGGAGGAGGAGGCGCCTCAAGCGCCCAGATTCCGGCGATCATGTCGCCGGCGGACATTGGCAATAAAGACGCGGCGGCCAAGAACAACGAAGGGGTTGATCATCTCGTTCAGGGGCATTACGACGTGGCGGCGCCGCTTTTTCAAGAAGCGCTGGGGATGAAACCCGATTTTGCCGAGGCCCATTTCAACCTGGCCATCGCGCTGGATGGAAAAGGAGATCACGCCGGAGCGACGGAGTCGTTCAAAAAGGCAAAGGAGTTCGGGGGGAGCAACCCGAAGATCGCCGAAAACGACAATCTGAAGAAACATTTGGGAATGTGA
- a CDS encoding DUF309 domain-containing protein produces MPALSPIPDPPRMETLPWYAKERTLPAYRFVPGLLPHPIRDPRGHSRRAVRTQAHPFWTPDRWRTNEAYLRGVDLFNRFYFWEAHEVWEALWKSHPPQDDPARFIQGLINLAASLLKLHMREASSSRKLWRAASEQLSPFRDRHWMGVDVVRLRKEADDYLRPIDQGKIPILGSETPTIRLAD; encoded by the coding sequence ATGCCGGCGCTCTCTCCCATTCCCGATCCCCCCCGCATGGAGACCCTTCCCTGGTATGCCAAGGAGCGGACCCTCCCCGCGTATCGATTCGTCCCCGGCCTCCTCCCCCACCCGATCCGCGACCCGAGAGGACATAGCCGCCGCGCCGTCCGCACCCAGGCCCACCCCTTCTGGACGCCCGACCGATGGAGGACGAACGAAGCATACCTGCGCGGCGTCGATCTCTTCAACCGGTTCTACTTTTGGGAAGCGCACGAAGTCTGGGAAGCGCTCTGGAAGAGCCATCCGCCGCAGGACGATCCGGCCCGGTTTATTCAGGGATTGATCAATCTCGCCGCCTCGCTCCTTAAACTTCATATGCGGGAGGCGTCCTCCTCCCGAAAACTCTGGCGCGCCGCATCGGAGCAACTCAGCCCCTTTCGGGATCGACACTGGATGGGGGTTGATGTCGTTCGGCTCCGCAAAGAAGCCGACGACTACCTCCGTCCGATCGATCAGGGAAAGATTCCCATCCTGGGATCCGAAACCCCCACGATCCGCTTGGCGGATTAG
- a CDS encoding PilZ domain-containing protein, translating into MENSPDKRKSTRLEGVTLPVEYALSNQHFQRARAMGIGEAGFMLLLEEALSMGTPVQVKLYLPKTLFPFSNWQTIPLEAQVVRVDSQTDPDGCYRHGLLITKIADQDGLTLKRYVHLSHWMKEKIQS; encoded by the coding sequence ATGGAAAACAGTCCCGACAAAAGAAAATCGACCCGCCTGGAAGGGGTCACCTTGCCTGTGGAGTATGCCTTGTCCAATCAGCACTTCCAGCGAGCCCGCGCAATGGGCATCGGCGAGGCCGGCTTCATGCTCCTGCTTGAAGAGGCGCTTTCGATGGGAACGCCGGTTCAGGTGAAGCTCTATCTTCCGAAAACGCTCTTCCCCTTCTCCAATTGGCAGACGATTCCACTGGAGGCACAGGTCGTTCGGGTCGACAGCCAAACGGACCCGGACGGCTGCTATCGCCACGGGCTGCTCATCACCAAAATTGCGGACCAGGACGGCCTGACGCTGAAGCGGTATGTCCACCTCTCTCACTGGATGAAAGAGAAGATCCAGAGCTAA
- the folP gene encoding dihydropteroate synthase, protein MSNEEPVSSPKTKGRDGFFVSSPQKGAALNHRRSPRSKKQAGIWHCGDYRLNYARRPLIMAVLNVTPDSFSDGGHFFDPDQAVEQALRMEGEGADLIDIGGESTRPGATPVSVEEEARRVVPVVERLAKQLAIPISIDTTKSEVARRAIEAGASIINDVSGFMRDPHMLSVAASGKTGLVIMHTKGTPQTMQRRPRYHDLIGEIRRFLNERIDAAVFHRIPQNRIAVDPGIGFGKTANHNLKILHRLGDFADLGVPLLVGPSRKSFIGRILDLPPSERLEGTAAAAAIAVFQGARIIRVHDIKPLARVVQVAEAIRREERNR, encoded by the coding sequence ATGTCAAACGAAGAACCCGTCTCATCTCCTAAAACGAAGGGGAGAGACGGGTTCTTCGTTTCTTCCCCGCAAAAAGGGGCTGCTCTCAATCATCGCCGTTCGCCCCGATCCAAAAAACAAGCGGGTATCTGGCACTGCGGCGATTATCGACTGAATTACGCCCGGCGGCCGTTGATCATGGCCGTTTTGAATGTCACTCCCGATTCCTTCTCGGACGGGGGACATTTCTTCGATCCGGATCAGGCGGTCGAGCAAGCGCTCCGGATGGAAGGGGAAGGAGCCGACCTGATCGACATCGGAGGGGAATCGACCCGGCCCGGCGCAACCCCGGTTTCAGTCGAAGAAGAGGCCCGCCGTGTGGTTCCGGTCGTAGAGCGGCTGGCGAAACAACTTGCGATCCCGATCTCGATCGACACGACCAAATCGGAGGTGGCGCGGCGGGCGATTGAGGCGGGGGCTTCGATCATCAACGATGTCAGCGGTTTCATGCGCGACCCCCACATGTTGTCCGTGGCCGCAAGCGGTAAGACCGGTCTCGTCATCATGCATACGAAGGGAACACCGCAGACTATGCAGCGCCGTCCCCGCTACCATGATCTGATCGGGGAGATCCGCCGGTTCTTAAACGAGCGGATCGACGCGGCCGTCTTCCACCGGATTCCACAAAACCGGATCGCCGTCGATCCCGGGATCGGATTCGGGAAGACCGCCAATCACAACCTGAAAATTCTCCATCGCCTCGGCGACTTCGCCGATCTCGGGGTCCCGTTGCTGGTCGGTCCTTCGCGTAAATCGTTCATCGGACGGATTCTCGACCTTCCTCCTTCGGAACGGTTGGAAGGAACCGCCGCCGCCGCCGCGATCGCCGTGTTCCAAGGGGCACGGATCATTCGGGTCCATGACATCAAACCCCTCGCGCGGGTTGTCCAGGTGGCGGAGGCCATCCGCAGGGAGGAAAGGAATCGATAA
- the ftsH gene encoding ATP-dependent zinc metalloprotease FtsH, translating to MNPRFKNLAPWIVVALFMILLYNLFNTSSRPIEDEIIFSDFMAKTEKGEVSEVTIKDNYISGILKDGTKFKTYSAAYPDLVKNLREKNVRITAKPPEEPPWYMTFLMTWGPFILFVGLWIFFMRQMQVGGNKALSFGKSRARLLSEDRKKITFSDVAGIDEAKGEVEEIIEFLKDPPKFQKLGGRIPKGVLVVGPPGTGKTLLAKAIAGEAGVPFFSISGSDFVEMFVGVGASRVRDLFEQGKKHAPCIIFIDEIDAVGRHRGAGLGGGHDEREQTLNQLLVEMDGFETSEGVILIAATNRPDVLDPALLRPGRFDRQIVVGRPDLKGRVEILKVHTKRIPISPDVGLEIIARGTPGFAGADLENLVNEAALLAARRGKKTVEMNDFEAAKDKVLMGVERRSMVISEEEKRITAVHEAGHTLIAKLLPGTDPIHKVTIIPRGRALGVTMQLPTDDRHNYHKEYLYNTIAIMMGGRVAEELVLNNVTTGAGNDIEKATDLARKMVCEWGMSEKMGPLTFGKKEQEIFLGREINQHRDYSEYTAIEIDNEVRRLVTENYERAKTLITNNMKALKALAEALLEKESLDAPEIDRILQSSISPSPA from the coding sequence ATGAACCCTCGTTTCAAGAACTTAGCCCCCTGGATCGTGGTGGCCCTCTTTATGATCCTGCTCTACAACCTCTTCAATACCTCTTCACGGCCGATTGAAGATGAGATCATCTTCTCCGATTTTATGGCGAAGACCGAAAAGGGCGAAGTCTCCGAGGTGACGATCAAGGACAACTACATTTCGGGAATCCTGAAGGACGGAACCAAATTCAAAACCTACTCCGCCGCCTATCCCGACCTCGTTAAAAATCTCCGGGAGAAGAACGTCCGGATCACCGCCAAGCCGCCCGAAGAGCCCCCTTGGTACATGACCTTCCTGATGACATGGGGTCCGTTTATCCTCTTTGTCGGCCTCTGGATCTTTTTCATGCGCCAGATGCAGGTCGGCGGGAACAAGGCCCTCTCCTTTGGAAAGAGCCGCGCGCGCCTTCTTTCGGAAGACCGGAAAAAGATCACCTTCTCGGACGTCGCCGGTATCGATGAAGCAAAAGGAGAGGTGGAGGAGATCATTGAATTCCTGAAAGATCCTCCGAAGTTTCAGAAACTCGGCGGACGGATTCCGAAAGGGGTCCTGGTCGTGGGGCCTCCCGGAACCGGAAAGACGCTCCTCGCCAAGGCGATCGCCGGGGAAGCGGGGGTTCCTTTCTTTTCGATCTCCGGCTCCGATTTCGTTGAAATGTTCGTCGGCGTGGGCGCCTCGCGGGTTCGCGATCTTTTCGAGCAGGGGAAGAAACACGCCCCCTGTATCATCTTTATTGATGAGATTGACGCCGTCGGTCGCCATCGCGGCGCCGGGTTGGGCGGCGGACACGACGAGCGGGAGCAGACCCTCAACCAGCTTCTGGTCGAAATGGACGGTTTTGAAACATCGGAGGGGGTCATCTTGATCGCCGCCACCAACCGGCCCGATGTGCTTGACCCGGCGCTTCTGCGCCCCGGACGGTTTGACCGTCAGATCGTCGTCGGTCGTCCCGATCTGAAAGGGCGGGTTGAAATCCTGAAGGTCCACACGAAGAGAATCCCGATCTCTCCCGATGTGGGGCTCGAAATCATCGCCCGGGGAACACCGGGATTTGCCGGCGCCGATCTTGAGAACTTGGTCAACGAGGCGGCTCTTTTGGCTGCCCGGAGGGGGAAAAAGACGGTCGAGATGAACGATTTTGAAGCGGCCAAAGACAAAGTTTTGATGGGAGTCGAGCGTCGAAGCATGGTCATCTCTGAAGAGGAGAAACGGATCACGGCGGTGCATGAGGCGGGGCATACTCTGATTGCCAAGCTGTTGCCGGGAACCGATCCGATCCACAAGGTCACCATTATCCCGCGCGGTCGAGCCTTGGGTGTGACGATGCAGCTGCCCACCGACGATCGGCACAACTATCACAAAGAATACCTCTACAACACCATCGCCATCATGATGGGGGGCCGCGTCGCCGAGGAGCTGGTGCTCAACAACGTGACCACCGGCGCCGGAAACGACATCGAGAAAGCGACCGATCTGGCCCGGAAGATGGTTTGCGAGTGGGGGATGAGCGAGAAGATGGGCCCGCTGACCTTCGGGAAGAAAGAGCAGGAAATCTTCTTGGGACGGGAGATCAACCAGCACCGCGACTATTCGGAGTATACCGCGATTGAGATCGATAATGAAGTCAGACGCTTGGTCACGGAAAACTACGAACGGGCCAAAACCTTGATCACGAACAATATGAAGGCGCTCAAAGCGTTGGCCGAGGCCCTCCTGGAGAAAGAGTCGTTGGATGCCCCGGAAATCGATCGGATCCTTCAGTCGTCGATTTCTCCCTCTCCAGCTTAA
- the hpt gene encoding hypoxanthine phosphoribosyltransferase, whose translation MEGRIFGKPMITQEEMRKRIQELGLRIAQDYQEKDLLMIGVLKGAFVFFSDLARAVPLPLHVDFLVVSSYGEKKKSSGAVKVISDTTQNLKGKDVLVVEDIVDSGLTLTFLKKKLMARKPNSLRFCTLLDKPQRRKTEVTIDYVGFTIPNKYVVGYGLDYENKYRNLPYIAVLENVREDA comes from the coding sequence ATGGAAGGACGGATCTTTGGAAAACCGATGATTACCCAAGAGGAGATGCGAAAACGAATCCAGGAGCTCGGCTTGCGTATTGCCCAAGATTATCAGGAGAAAGATCTTCTGATGATCGGCGTTCTAAAAGGGGCCTTCGTCTTTTTTTCCGACTTGGCGCGGGCCGTCCCCCTTCCGCTCCATGTTGATTTCCTGGTCGTTTCAAGTTATGGTGAAAAGAAAAAAAGCAGCGGGGCGGTCAAGGTTATTTCGGATACCACACAAAATCTAAAGGGAAAAGATGTCCTCGTAGTCGAGGATATCGTCGACTCCGGATTGACGCTGACCTTTCTGAAAAAGAAGCTCATGGCGCGAAAGCCGAACTCGCTCCGTTTCTGTACTCTGCTCGATAAGCCGCAGCGCCGGAAAACGGAAGTCACCATCGATTATGTCGGCTTTACCATCCCCAACAAATATGTCGTCGGATACGGGCTCGATTACGAAAACAAGTACCGGAACCTCCCCTATATTGCCGTGCTGGAAAACGTTCGAGAAGATGCATGA
- the tilS gene encoding tRNA lysidine(34) synthetase TilS, producing the protein MLSVRRNRSILKSFALSFQRFPRQPGDKIVVGVSGGADSVCLLHLLRQLSSRYQFTLHVAHLNHGFRTEAEKEADFVKRLCADWDIPMTLSSLPVPRICKERHLSKQEGAREVRYAFLKEVAGAVGARWIALGHTADDQAETFLMRLLRGAGSKGLGAIPRMRDGMIIRPLLSISRKQIVDALSREQIPYIEDPSNRQEIYLRNRVRHRLLPLLEEYNPNVKEALNKEAELLQEENDFLTRYTEEMIPRLGVEKKQTSVSFNLERLRPLHPALQRRIVRWGLDQLHPGLKGIGFHHIETVLLKALAGRTGKAYPLPHRLWVEKGYTQLVLRKEPSKEEQTEASFQSARPETILFPSPDPIDLPEWGLRLSVSLHRNRENRPAFSTCAASFDFDRISNPFTLRSWRAGDSFVPAGMRGKHKKLQDLFVDAKVPKSQRASIPLLTCPEGILWVVGLRIDDRFRATEKSKEVLIVEAHALDRPASLPGVKPFPGGT; encoded by the coding sequence ATGCTCTCAGTTCGTCGGAACCGATCGATTCTTAAATCGTTTGCGTTATCCTTCCAACGATTTCCTCGCCAGCCCGGAGATAAGATCGTCGTCGGCGTTTCCGGCGGGGCTGATTCGGTCTGTCTGCTTCACCTCCTCCGGCAACTCTCTTCGCGTTATCAGTTCACCCTTCATGTGGCCCACTTAAATCACGGCTTTCGAACCGAGGCGGAGAAAGAAGCCGATTTCGTCAAGCGGCTCTGCGCGGATTGGGACATTCCGATGACCCTCTCTTCCCTTCCGGTCCCGCGCATCTGTAAAGAGCGGCATCTCTCAAAACAAGAAGGGGCCCGTGAAGTCCGCTATGCCTTCCTCAAAGAGGTCGCCGGAGCGGTCGGCGCCCGATGGATCGCCTTAGGCCACACGGCCGACGACCAAGCCGAGACTTTTCTCATGCGCCTCCTCCGAGGGGCCGGATCGAAGGGACTCGGCGCGATTCCCCGGATGCGCGACGGCATGATCATTCGTCCTTTGCTGTCCATTTCGCGGAAGCAAATCGTCGATGCGTTATCGCGGGAGCAGATTCCGTATATCGAAGATCCATCCAACCGGCAGGAGATCTATCTCCGGAACCGTGTCCGCCATCGGCTTCTTCCCCTTCTCGAGGAATACAATCCGAACGTAAAGGAGGCGCTCAACAAAGAAGCGGAACTGCTGCAGGAAGAGAATGATTTCTTGACCCGCTACACAGAGGAGATGATTCCGCGCCTCGGCGTCGAAAAAAAGCAGACCTCGGTCTCCTTCAATCTCGAACGCCTCCGGCCGCTTCACCCCGCCCTTCAACGCCGAATCGTCCGGTGGGGGCTCGACCAGCTCCATCCCGGCCTGAAAGGAATCGGTTTTCATCATATTGAAACCGTTTTGTTGAAAGCCCTCGCCGGCCGGACCGGGAAAGCCTATCCGCTTCCGCATCGTCTTTGGGTCGAGAAGGGCTATACCCAACTCGTTCTCCGAAAGGAGCCTTCGAAAGAGGAACAGACGGAGGCCTCTTTTCAATCCGCGCGACCGGAGACGATCCTCTTTCCCTCCCCGGACCCGATCGACCTTCCGGAGTGGGGCTTGCGCCTGAGCGTCTCGCTCCATCGGAACCGAGAAAACCGGCCCGCTTTTTCCACTTGCGCCGCTTCTTTCGATTTTGATAGAATTTCCAATCCTTTCACCCTTCGTAGCTGGCGGGCGGGAGATTCTTTTGTTCCGGCCGGTATGAGGGGCAAACACAAGAAACTTCAAGATCTGTTTGTTGACGCAAAAGTTCCAAAATCGCAAAGGGCCTCAATCCCCCTCCTGACCTGTCCGGAGGGAATCTTGTGGGTCGTCGGCCTGCGGATCGACGACCGGTTTCGGGCGACGGAAAAATCAAAAGAGGTATTGATCGTGGAAGCGCACGCGCTGGATCGACCCGCTTCTCTGCCGGGCGTGAAGCCGTTCCCTGGGGGCACCTGA
- a CDS encoding bifunctional riboflavin kinase/FAD synthetase, whose amino-acid sequence MRMFIGSANIKPIEAYPVVAIGNFDGLHLGHQAILAEAIQRAQEKEGTSVILTFEPHPVKVLHPERDLRLLSTFQVKMRQIEATGIDVAFSAEFNKNFAELSPYDFAKTYLHNKIGAKEVVVGRNFQFGKDRAGKVEDLIRFGKELGFEVVVKDPVTVDGIPVSSTKIRELMKEGNVYLAARMMGRYYTMEGKVLPGDGMGKKLGFPTANFRLPNELVPKEGVYAVRVATLKAEGYVTLDGIVYIGSRPTFGEHENRMEVHIFDFNEDIYGKRLLVTFIDWIRGDQKFESSEALVQQMKKDSEQARAVLKEKGATPG is encoded by the coding sequence ATGAGAATGTTTATCGGCTCGGCCAACATTAAACCGATCGAGGCCTATCCGGTGGTTGCCATCGGCAACTTCGACGGACTTCATTTGGGACACCAGGCGATTCTGGCGGAGGCGATCCAGCGGGCCCAGGAAAAAGAGGGAACCTCGGTCATCCTGACCTTTGAGCCGCATCCCGTGAAGGTGTTGCATCCGGAGCGGGACCTTCGATTGTTGAGCACCTTTCAGGTGAAGATGCGGCAGATCGAGGCGACCGGGATCGATGTCGCCTTCAGCGCCGAATTCAACAAAAACTTCGCCGAGTTGAGCCCGTATGATTTCGCCAAGACCTACCTGCACAACAAAATCGGCGCCAAAGAGGTGGTGGTCGGCCGCAACTTCCAATTCGGGAAAGATCGCGCCGGAAAGGTGGAGGATCTGATCCGATTCGGCAAAGAGCTTGGATTCGAGGTGGTGGTGAAAGATCCGGTGACCGTCGACGGCATCCCCGTCAGCTCCACTAAAATCCGTGAGCTGATGAAAGAGGGAAACGTCTACCTGGCCGCTCGAATGATGGGCCGGTATTATACGATGGAAGGAAAAGTCCTTCCCGGAGATGGGATGGGGAAAAAGCTCGGCTTCCCGACCGCCAACTTCCGGCTCCCCAATGAACTGGTGCCGAAGGAGGGGGTCTACGCCGTCCGGGTGGCCACCCTCAAGGCGGAGGGGTATGTCACCCTCGATGGAATTGTTTATATCGGATCGCGGCCGACGTTCGGCGAACATGAAAACCGGATGGAGGTCCATATCTTCGACTTCAATGAAGATATCTACGGCAAGCGTCTGCTCGTCACCTTTATCGACTGGATTCGGGGCGACCAAAAATTCGAATCGTCCGAGGCGCTGGTTCAGCAAATGAAAAAGGATTCCGAGCAGGCACGGGCGGTCTTAAAAGAGAAGGGAGCCACGCCGGGGTAA
- the hemB gene encoding porphobilinogen synthase, with amino-acid sequence MGFPTHRPRRLRASEALRRMVRETELSAGHLIYPLFVTQEKKGKSEITSMPGQYRLSIPELLKETTEAARLGIPAVILFGIPKTKDDYGSAACDPRGVVPQAIRAIKEKTPDLLVITDVCIDEYTSHGHCGVVKEGKILNDETLEILSKMALAHAEAGADMIAPSDMMDGRVRTLRKTLDENGQTEIPILSYAAKYASCFYAPFRDAAQSAPQFGDRKSYQMDAANRREAIREVALDIEEGADIVMVKPALPYLDIIREVKDTFNVPVAAYQVSGEFSMIKAAAQKGWIDETRAMIESLLSIRRAGADMILTYFAKEMAHISGEKR; translated from the coding sequence ATGGGATTTCCAACGCACCGGCCGAGGCGGCTTCGGGCAAGTGAAGCATTGCGCCGGATGGTCCGCGAGACCGAGCTTTCGGCCGGCCACCTGATTTATCCTCTTTTTGTCACCCAGGAAAAGAAAGGGAAAAGCGAAATCACGTCGATGCCGGGGCAGTATCGCCTGTCGATCCCCGAGCTTCTTAAGGAAACGACGGAGGCGGCCCGGCTGGGCATTCCGGCGGTGATTCTCTTCGGCATCCCGAAGACGAAAGATGACTACGGATCGGCCGCCTGCGACCCGCGCGGCGTGGTCCCGCAGGCGATCCGGGCGATCAAAGAGAAAACGCCCGATCTTCTCGTCATCACCGATGTCTGCATCGATGAATACACTTCTCACGGACATTGCGGCGTGGTGAAGGAGGGGAAAATCCTCAACGACGAAACATTGGAGATCCTCTCCAAGATGGCGCTGGCGCATGCCGAGGCCGGAGCCGACATGATCGCCCCCTCGGACATGATGGATGGCCGGGTCCGGACCCTCCGGAAGACGTTGGATGAAAACGGACAGACCGAGATCCCGATCCTCTCTTACGCCGCCAAATATGCCTCCTGCTTCTACGCCCCTTTTCGGGATGCGGCCCAATCGGCCCCCCAGTTCGGAGATCGGAAGAGCTACCAGATGGATGCGGCCAACCGGCGCGAGGCGATCCGGGAGGTGGCGCTCGATATCGAAGAAGGGGCCGACATCGTGATGGTGAAGCCGGCCCTTCCCTACCTTGATATTATTCGGGAAGTGAAGGATACTTTTAATGTTCCGGTGGCGGCGTATCAGGTCAGCGGGGAGTTTTCGATGATCAAGGCGGCGGCGCAGAAGGGATGGATCGACGAGACGCGCGCCATGATCGAATCGCTCCTCTCGATCCGGCGAGCCGGCGCGGATATGATTTTAACTTATTTTGCAAAAGAAATGGCGCACATTTCGGGGGAAAAGAGATGA
- the cobA gene encoding uroporphyrinogen-III C-methyltransferase, giving the protein MGQHPSNKKNGTVYLVGAGPGDPKLITLRGKEILEQADVIIYDYLANPKLLEFAKEGAEKIYVGKKGGSRSSLHQEHIDQLMIEAAKAGKCVVRLKGGDPFIFGRGGEEAEALVAAGIPFEVVPGVTSAVSVPTYAGIPLTHRDKASTVAFVTGHEDPAKEGSLVDWAKLAGGPDTLVFLMGMGNLAGIVSELVRHGKDPKTPIALIRWGTHPFQKTLVGRLDNIVEKVGIEGMKPPVVMVIGEVVSLRNRLNWFESKPLFGKRIIVTRAKEQAPEFIDLLSSYGAEAVSFPTLEIAPPPSWAEADAAIERIERYHWIIFTSVNGVQSFRKRLAALRKDLRLLKGISLCAIGPRTAAEIEAWGLQVDLVPAEFKAEGVLQALDARGIAGKRFLIPRAMEAREILPEEIQKKGGEVDVVPVYRSVRPTPVPATLETILHAKRVDMITFASSSTLRNFMEILGPQRQSWLTGSAIACIGPITAETAREFGLKVDVIPGEYTLPALAESIVDYFGKKE; this is encoded by the coding sequence GTGGGACAACATCCCTCCAACAAAAAGAACGGAACCGTCTACCTGGTCGGCGCCGGCCCGGGCGATCCAAAGCTGATCACCCTGCGCGGGAAAGAAATATTGGAACAGGCGGATGTCATTATCTATGACTATCTCGCCAACCCGAAGCTGCTCGAATTCGCAAAAGAGGGGGCGGAGAAGATCTACGTCGGGAAAAAAGGGGGCTCGCGAAGCTCCCTTCATCAAGAGCATATCGATCAGCTGATGATCGAGGCGGCGAAGGCCGGAAAGTGCGTCGTTCGGCTGAAGGGGGGCGACCCGTTTATTTTCGGACGTGGGGGAGAAGAGGCGGAAGCGTTGGTCGCGGCGGGAATCCCCTTTGAAGTGGTCCCCGGCGTCACCTCCGCCGTGAGCGTCCCGACCTATGCCGGCATTCCGTTGACCCACCGCGACAAGGCGTCCACCGTCGCCTTCGTCACCGGCCACGAGGATCCCGCCAAAGAGGGAAGTCTTGTCGACTGGGCCAAGCTCGCCGGCGGACCCGACACCCTCGTCTTCCTGATGGGAATGGGGAACCTCGCCGGAATCGTCTCGGAGCTGGTCCGGCACGGGAAAGACCCGAAGACGCCGATCGCCCTGATCCGGTGGGGAACACATCCCTTTCAGAAAACGCTGGTCGGCCGGCTCGACAATATCGTTGAGAAGGTCGGCATCGAGGGGATGAAGCCGCCGGTGGTGATGGTGATCGGCGAAGTGGTCTCGCTTCGAAACCGGCTCAATTGGTTCGAATCAAAACCGCTTTTTGGAAAACGGATCATCGTCACCCGCGCCAAAGAGCAGGCGCCGGAGTTCATCGATCTTCTTTCTTCTTATGGGGCGGAGGCGGTCTCCTTTCCGACCCTTGAGATCGCGCCGCCGCCGAGCTGGGCCGAAGCGGATGCCGCCATCGAACGGATCGAACGTTACCATTGGATCATTTTCACCTCGGTCAACGGGGTGCAGTCATTCCGGAAACGGCTCGCCGCCCTCCGAAAAGACCTCCGGCTGCTGAAGGGAATTTCGCTCTGCGCCATCGGCCCTCGAACGGCGGCTGAGATTGAGGCGTGGGGGCTGCAGGTCGATCTGGTTCCAGCCGAATTTAAAGCAGAAGGGGTGCTCCAGGCACTGGATGCGCGCGGGATCGCCGGAAAACGCTTCCTGATTCCCCGCGCCATGGAAGCCCGGGAGATCCTACCGGAGGAAATTCAAAAAAAAGGGGGCGAGGTCGATGTCGTCCCCGTCTACCGGTCGGTCCGGCCCACTCCTGTTCCCGCAACCCTGGAGACCATCCTTCATGCGAAACGGGTCGATATGATCACCTTCGCCAGCTCGTCCACCCTTCGCAATTTCATGGAGATCCTCGGCCCGCAGCGGCAATCATGGCTGACCGGGAGCGCCATTGCCTGCATCGGGCCGATCACGGCGGAGACGGCGCGGGAGTTCGGATTGAAGGTCGATGTCATTCCGGGCGAGTATACCCTTCCCGCCCTGGCCGAATCGATTGTAGACTATTTCGGGAAAAAAGAGTAA
- the hemC gene encoding hydroxymethylbilane synthase — protein sequence MAKSVLKIGSRGSQLALWQANWVKSQLEQKGFQVEIVKIKTTGDKILDVPLAKVGGKGLFVKEIEEALLRNEIDLAVHSMKDVPSELPEPLHLAAIPKREDPRDALISRRSLRLADLPSGAKIGTSSLRRQAQLWAYRSDLDFAMLRGNLDTRLRKVAEGEFEAIILAAAGLHRMGWSDRITEYLSTDISLPAIGQGALGIECRREDREVNQQIAFLNDPETACTVTAERALLIRLEGGCQVPIAGYATLSGEEITLEGRVATLDGREMLRERQRAPISEAARLGTQVAESLLGKGADKILKAVYEGGRPPAPGTP from the coding sequence ATGGCGAAGAGCGTTTTAAAAATCGGGAGCCGCGGGAGCCAGTTGGCGCTCTGGCAGGCGAATTGGGTGAAAAGCCAGCTCGAGCAGAAGGGGTTTCAGGTCGAGATCGTAAAGATCAAAACCACCGGCGATAAAATCCTCGACGTCCCCCTCGCCAAAGTGGGAGGGAAGGGACTCTTCGTCAAAGAGATCGAGGAGGCGCTCCTGCGAAACGAAATCGATCTGGCCGTCCACAGCATGAAGGACGTTCCGAGCGAGCTCCCCGAGCCGCTCCACCTGGCAGCCATCCCCAAACGGGAAGACCCGCGGGATGCGTTGATCAGCCGCCGGAGTCTTCGGCTGGCCGATCTCCCCTCCGGGGCGAAGATCGGGACCAGCTCTCTTCGACGCCAGGCGCAGCTCTGGGCCTATCGCTCCGATCTCGATTTCGCCATGCTCCGCGGGAATCTCGACACCCGCCTGCGCAAAGTGGCCGAGGGGGAGTTCGAAGCGATCATCCTCGCCGCCGCCGGTCTTCACCGGATGGGATGGAGCGATCGGATCACGGAGTATCTTTCGACCGACATCAGCCTTCCGGCGATCGGACAGGGGGCGTTGGGAATCGAGTGCCGACGAGAGGACCGGGAGGTCAATCAACAGATCGCTTTTTTGAACGATCCGGAAACCGCCTGCACGGTCACCGCCGAGCGGGCCCTCTTGATCCGGTTGGAGGGGGGCTGTCAGGTTCCGATTGCAGGTTATGCCACCCTCTCTGGGGAAGAGATCACCCTCGAAGGACGGGTCGCCACGCTGGATGGCCGGGAGATGCTCCGGGAGCGGCAACGGGCGCCGATTTCCGAGGCGGCCCGGCTGGGCACGCAGGTCGCCGAATCACTCCTGGGCAAAGGGGCGGACAAAATCCTCAAAGCGGTTTATGAAGGGGGACGACCGCCGGCGCCCGGAACACCCTGA